In the genome of Diorhabda carinulata isolate Delta chromosome Y, icDioCari1.1, whole genome shotgun sequence, one region contains:
- the LOC130902927 gene encoding uncharacterized protein LOC130902927 has translation MYGKRQRQNDNMPPMFDIYRKPMFDDSIRKAEYRTYAPFIKSFNCSDIVEFSINQVDSFFAMSETLLCIKGSLEIHGAGDVKLANNVGAFLFDSCTYSESAREMETVRDPGIVSAVRAMTCYNQEDSNHMAIAGWNYPKDPILNVSDKSFNLQIPPKHIFSIFNDYSMIICERQTIRLVRARNDNDCLYITEKNASGTLSTTTAKINITSVELKVKHIFPNDDIKLNLMKSIQKDQPIVIPFRKWELHELPSITKGARHEVWAVKTSTSVERPRFVIVFFQTGKRNLSTADPTLFDNADVQSIRLSLNGDYWPNERMQLDFAKNDYNEAYFNYTEFYPNTQTPHRSAPCLIILLSRNEHCLLSIVQNRRKA, from the coding sequence atGTATGGAAAACGTCAACGCCAAAACGACAACATGCCTCCAATGTTTGATATCTACCGTAAGCCGATGTTTGACGATTCAATTCGAAAGGCTGAATACAGAACCTATGCTCCATTTATAAAGTCATTCAATTGCAGTGACATTGTGGAGTTTAGCATTAATCAGGTTGATTCGTTCTTTGCAATGAGCGAAACTTTGTTGTGCATTAAAGGTTCGCTTGAAATACACGGAGCTGGTGACGTAAAATTAGCAAATAATGTTGGAGCCTTTCTATTCGATTCATGTACGTACAGTGAAAGTGCCAGGGAAATGGAAACAGTTCGGGACCCTGGAATAGTGAGTGCCGTACGTGCTATGACTTGTTATAACCAAGAAGATTCCAATCATATGGCTATAGCCGGCTGGAATTACCCGAAAGATCCTATTCTGAATGTTAGCGACAAGTCCTTCAACCTTCAAATACCTCCCAAacatattttcagcattttcaaCGATTATTCAATGATTATATGTGAGCGTCAAACAATACGACTAGTTCGGGCACGAAATGATAATGATTGCTTATATATTACTGAAAAGAATGCCTCTGGAACGCTCTCCACTACAACAgctaaaataaacattacaagCGTTGAGCTAAAAGTTAAACATATCTTTCCTAATGACGacataaaattaaatctcaTGAAATCCATTCAAAAAGATCAACCTATAGTTATTCCATTTAGGAAGTGGGAGTTACACGAATTACCCTCAATTACCAAAGGAGCAAGACATGAAGTTTGGGCTGTCAAGACATCCACTTCAGTTGAAAGACCtcgttttgttattgttttctttcaaaCCGGCAAACGTAACTTGAGTACAGCTGACccgactttatttgacaatgCCGACGTACAAAGTATAAGACTGTCACTTAATGGGGATTATTGGCCCAATGAAAGAATGCAATTGGATTTCGCTAAAAATGATTACAATGAAGCCTATTTTAACTATACTGAATTCTATCCCAACACGCAAACTCCACACAGAAGCGCCCCCTGCTTGATTATTCTTCTTTCAAGAAACGAGCATTGTTTGTTATCGATTGTTCAAAACAGGAGGAAAGCATGA